The genome window aaagaagattTACACAATTTTCCATAGAACAATATCACCTTCATACCTCCAGCCACACAGATGTTTGATTCTTTATATTTCGGTAAAAGCTTTGATTGTAGTTCCAGCCAATTAGTCCTGACAGTAGGCAATGACGGGATCATGTCTTCCTCCAATGAACGCCAGACACTTTCTTTAACACTAGTCTGGTATGTTTAAAAGGAAAGGTAGCATCAGCTATAGTTGATCATCTAAACCACTTTCAGAATTCAGACAGTCTTCCAATTGAAGAGACAATAAAACTACAACTATGacaatcataatcataaatatattgataGCAGCAATACAAGATTTTGATATCTTCAAGAGATACTTTATATGAGCATTCATTAGGATATTTGGTGATGCTTACACCACCAACACACTTGATTTAGGTTAGGAAAACCTAAAAAGGATAGATAACAACAATACAAGATATTTGATATGTTAAAAGATGCTTTGCACGTTCTAGTGAAATTTTAATTAGTACTTGTGGCCATGCTTACAGCACCAACAAACTTGACTTCAAGTTATTTCTTAACCAACTTCATAAATCCAAAAGGTTTAGTGATAAAACCATGAGGTCATGTGCACATCAGGCTTAAGATACATAATGCACAGAATCAAAGATTCATGGAATCCCCTCCTGATAAATAGCATCATTTTTCAATGTCTTCCAGAGAgtcggagagagagagagagagagagagaggatctGTGTTCGGTGTATAAATATAGCAAATGCTAGGGCTGATGCATGTATGCACCCTAACAAatttaatgatatcaataaaaCAAAGCGGAGAGCAGGAGAGGCATCTTAAAAAGCTATTAGGGAAAAGTGACATTTATAGATTACAGAGTAGTAGAACAACATACTGATCCAGGCAATGCATAGGTTCGATGGTCTTCAAAATCAACCTTAAGCGATGAGATGTTGATAACAGGCAACTGAAGTCTTAATACCTCAAATGTTTTCCCTGCTTTCTACATCATCCAAGATGAATTGTCAAACTCAGGGAAATGGGAAATGGGAAAAATAAATACCACCTATATCAAATTAGGGTTAGAGTCTACCATTTAGAAATAGCAGTCACCTGAACAATTTGAAGAAATTCTCTGAGGAATAACTCCTGTGTTGCCTTGGACTGATGGCTACAGGCCAGGACTTCCAACATATGTGTGAAAGCAACATCATACATCCCAAGAAAACCATAACACCTATGTTAAATAAGCCCTGTTAAAAAATTGTGCTTTGCAAATTTTGCAGGCCCAGCTTGTTAAACTTCAGTTGGATCAATTTGAAATAACTTACTGGCCGATATGGAAATGAACATGATCTTTGATGTAGCTCCATGGGGTTCCCTTATATACTGAGACAGCGTTTCTATATGTACGAATTGCATGTTTAATCTACAAGAGGAAGCGGCAAATATCTTCAGAAGCCGCATCATGCAATTTGCTATAATCAGATTTGTgcgtaaataaaataagtacCTGGTCACATTTTTTATACCGATCACCAGAAAGAACAAGATGAAACCCATACTTGTGCAACATAGGTGGTTGGGACAACAAGTAGCAATAAGATGCTTGCTCAAGCATGACAGCTGAATGTAACAGTTCCtgcaaaaagaaaattctcagtaaaaaataaatccaccctcattcattttttatttcataaacagTGGGCAGTACCTCACTGCAAATGCGAAAGTAAACAGTGGCAGCCTCTTTAAATTGATCTTTCATCTTCAACATTTCTATCCACCAAAGACCACAGCGTGTAGCATTTTGTCGACCAGAAGACCCAAGTTTCTGTAGTAAACCAAATTCGATATACTTAGACAAAGTTGAAAGAGTACATAACTAGGTGGCATTTGTTGTTTGATTCACTTGACCGGAATAAGTTGCCAGATTAATAGCATCATGTGTAAATAACCAGCTCCATTGTGTTAGGCCAGTGGTCATATAAAGCTAAGTTAGCAAACTAACCACCCTTTCTCTGCCAAGTTACAAGGCCTAAAAACGAGTTGCATGTGCGTCATTTTAAATAGAGCAAAATGCAACCAAGAGGATTTATCCACAATGATGAAATAGCGTTCTTCCTTATATTGCAAGATCAAGGATGAAGCAAGAAAAAACACACATACTAAATAAGTGTTAAAAGCATTTTCCATGCAATTATCTGcttcttttcttgattgatcCAACATAAAGTACGTAAGCCCCATCATTTCCTGCATGGAACCAATGAAACAAATGAAGAATGTCGCTAGAGGAGATGATTCACATGTTGAGATAATATAGTttgaagaaatatcaagaaGCAAATAAAGGAACTTCTGGTAGGCAGGCAAAACACAAAGAATTTTCCAGGCAATGACAGACTAACCAAGCATTTCCCAAAACATATATGATACACATGCCATATAAAAGTTACAAGAGCTAGAGATGCTTCAAAAGCATGGATTTGCACTCAAACGTTCTGGTAAAGAAAAGTTTGTTTGGTACATTCACCAATTATCACACAGAATAGGAccccaaaacaacaaaaagctAGAGTAAGGAACAAAAAggcataaatataaataaaccacTCCATGTTTTTCCAACAATAATCACACTACTATCCCAGATCCACCATATGAAATCACATAGTATTATTACAGCCTAGAAAATGGTCATCAAGAGTAGCAAACAGCAAATAATTATAGAAACAAAATTTGAAGATACCTGCACACCAGCATAGCGCTTCCAAGCTTTATCAATCTTATAATCTGTGGAAATAAGGCGATAGTTTGATAATGCCAGTTCATAATCTCCTAACATGAATGCATAGTCACCCAAAACTCTGATCTGAGACTCGACGGAGCTATAGGTATACCTTCAACAGTGAATGTAGAAACCTATATTAGGGAAAATTTGCGTAAAATATGGAGAAAGCTttggcatgaaaaaaaaagaaggtattttttaaacatacatAGGTCCATTGGAGGAATCTGGTGTgtcttctttcccttttctccaccataagtttttaatttggtttttaaagcCTTTCCTTGTAGCAGAAATCTAGCCATGATAAATTATGAtttgagaaagaaagggaaaggaatcatagagacaataaaaaaaattgtattaataGCTTAGATTTCAGAGTAGTGCAAGTGAAAGCAAGCAAGCCCCCTCGTGAGAAGACTCGAAGCACAAAGGAATGCTGGAGATTCCCTACCTGCTGATTGAGCACACGAACTTTCTGCTCCATGTAAGGAATGATATGTTTAGATGATAATTCTTGTATTAAATCCTTTATCTGTTGCCAATTTGTAGGGTATATTTGTTAAAAGCTCTACAATAATTCAccccaaaataaaagataaggaaacaaaagaaaatatatagtttaCACCATATGCTAACAGTGATAAAAGCAATTTACctcattaaaatcatcaatgttAAGATAACAACCAAGATCCTGACTAGGTGAAGAATCAAATTTCTGCCAATGTCACAAAAGTAGATAAGGCCACCACCTTAATCTTGCTCATTGTGTCCAATAACTCAAGACAGAGAAACAAATCACGTGGtaaaatatttcaaagcatGAAAAGAATATATGATACAAGAAAGTAACTTACATAAGGAACCCAAGGATTATCTTGATGTTCTATCTGCTCATCTTGAGAAGAATTAATGCAAAGTAAATGACAGCCATTAAAGCCAAACGTATTTTTCATCTCTGTTAGTATTTTAGTTGCCCtgaaatcaaacaaataaaattttaaaacccaTCAAAAAACATTCAGAGTTGTAAAGACTTGcctaaaagagagaagaaaaaaatcttagcAGAGTGAAATGTAgttaaaatgttatttaaagGAATAAAATGCAGGATACAATACCAAATTAACAAATTGATATTACAAGTAACAAATATAAAGTTTGGCCCCTAGAGATATGCTTTTTAGCAGAAAATGGATTGAAACGGAAGATTCTGTTAAATGCACCGAGTCAAAAACAGGACAAGGCATTGACTCAGAATAATAACCACAAAGATTTAATTATACAACCAAACACTTGCCCCTATCTATTGTTCTTGTATCGTATACTTAGATAATACCTTccaacataaaaagaaaggaaagaaaaccatACTTCTCTGAGGGACCATCTTTATTATCATGCACCAATacataatgtttcaaaatctttgGGTCCATTGCACCGTCATTGAGAAGGGAAGGCAACTTGTTAGTGTTGAAAAGGTCCACAAATTTGTTGATAGGCTGTTCATCCTTTGAAGAAACAACTGAAACACCTACATatcaaattagaaataaattcaGGAATAAAACCCAAAATGGTTTTATGATTACAGTAACCAAAACCTTGAAGAACTATCATCCCATTAGCCAAATAACCCATGTATCATGAGTGTGCATGTGTAGCCCAAAGAAAAAGGGGGAAATAAATAACAACCCCTCTTCCTATCAATTTTCAAAGCTTACATGCCACAGGGTGGTCAAAAGCCTCGTGCTCGGAAAAAGAGACAGTACGTACAAGCTCTTTATTGAAAATCTCAAACCAAGATGGTGAAATTTCAGATTTGGAGCCTGCACAAATCACAATTCAAATGCACCAAAATGATTCGATAagttaaaatcttaaataaatttcattagTTAAAAGcatctaaactaaaaaaattaagtagatGCAAAGGAGcagaaaaatagaatataaattcGCATCAAAGTCGATAAAAACATTCACCTCTGCAGAAAACAATtcaaatgaataagaaaaaaacaagttaaatgaAATCGTACACAATTGATAAAATAGCTACGTGTTGACAAATTTACATTCTCATACAGTGAACTTACTTGCAAGTACATTGCTAATATCTAGAGGATCAGTGGACAAATCCGATCTATCCTTCTCTCCTGCCTCAGTAATAACCTGCTTTAATCGCTCCTTCGCTACCTAGTTCAACAAGAACATAATCAAAATGCCAAAATTGCAGTTTAGTTTCATCGAGAATAAAATTGGACCTAATCTAAATTGTaaatccaaaatttaatttttttaaactaccaAACAAAACGACTACCACGATATCCGGCTGCTTAATATCAGACTCATAAAATAATCTCAATTTGAACTTCTGTAGCCTGTATGGCTGATCACTCGAAGTCCGTACAGGCACTGCATTTAACAAAACCAAAGGAAAAATCTCAACTTTTACTCTCAATTAGCTTCAAAAATTGGAGCATGAAATAGATAGCGGAGAGAGCGAGAGCTAACCGTCGATGTTATTGAAGTCGCAAAAGGGACTAAGCATTTCGATGAAGGAGAGGCTGTTTTTGAGGCAAGATTCTTCTACCAGGGGTGTACGGAGGACCATGACCACCGGAGTGATCTCCTCCAATAGCATTTTACCAAGTGAAGTCTTCGCCGGATCCATGCCGTCAAAATTACCGGGTGGCTCCCTCGCTGAGTTGACTCGGATTTGGTTTCGATCAGATCTCTTAATTCTTCTCTGCGTCTGGTGCTTGTGGAGAAGGAGGGAGCTGGTTAGCGTAAAGAGAATGACGGTGGCCCGTTTTGTTTATTAATGGACTGGACTTTTGGCTTGATGATCCACGGACTGTGCATCGACTTATTTGGATCCCCGTttcactctctttctcttctttactTAGGGTAGGGTGCCATGGtattttcattctctttttagTAAATAAAACGTATTACAGTTACAAACTTACAATTACAAATTACATTatattacaattaaaattacaaattacatTACAATTGCagaaaaacaaacctaaataaattcttttttggatcaaaaaatttatttttcagttttttttttatttaagagatAAAGTCATCAGATTCtagttgtataaaaaaaaatattggctaACACCGATTCTGACCACTAAGATGATCAATCTTAGTGTAAATAGGTTTCATTCAATGAATATAGCTCTATTGGGTTGTTATATCACCTTGAAATTGCATGGGATAATAAATCTTATCTCAaaaagtttttagtttttgggttgattcttcattatttttttttatcattttttgggttttgaagataaaaaggggtttatttagatttatagtgtgttttttaggtttttttttgtcaaaatagtttaaaatgaatttttaagtaTGAAACACCCATTGATTTATAAGCGACATGTCACAtgatttatataaagaaaaaatggggCGGACGACATGTTATCTtcctcttataaaaaatattatcaaagccCAGGCACATGGACCTAAGATGGTAGACCCGCGCACCTTGGCTATTCTTATTAAGGTCGAGGCGCACTGAATCACCCAAGCCTGTGCgcctaggattttttttctaggtactttgtttttttattattattagcttaatttcatccttcaatttttttatttttttttatattacctacttgtctataaaataaaattaagaactatCAAATATTTGTACTTGttggattataaattttatttaattatttttataaattttaagatgctataattataatttttttttttgtaactattGCAAGACAGagtaatacattaaaatattttcattgaaaattacaattatttttaatcaaattgaattatagtgatttcattattttttcgatcatggtaattatttttagaattatatgAGATTGTTAGCATGTGCTATGTTGCGGAtcatatcagttttttttaggaaaaaaaaataaagaggtaGACATTGCTAACATATTCTATagtagggaaaaaaaattaaataatgtggGGATTAACCTAATGTGACCTGATCAACTTGATTAGTTTAAAGACAActtgaataattaaaataaataaataaaaataaatgttttcaaaatcaaacaccaacaaaatgataaaaagtttATGCGAGACCgtgaaaactaatttaaaataaaccaaaatattgaatgctaaaaatgaaaaaaaaatcaattgaaattgaaaaaaaaaaactaaatgccATCAATGTTTCATTGTGTCATATGAGAAAGAACAATGTAGATTCacacatttttctttatttttttgtttcaaaattgttttccaCTTTAATGCCtcg of Populus trichocarpa isolate Nisqually-1 chromosome 16, P.trichocarpa_v4.1, whole genome shotgun sequence contains these proteins:
- the LOC7469943 gene encoding uncharacterized protein LOC7469943 isoform X2 produces the protein MDPAKTSLGKMLLEEITPVVMVLRTPLVEESCLKNSLSFIEMLSPFCDFNNIDVPVRTSSDQPYRLQKFKLRLFYESDIKQPDIVAKERLKQVITEAGEKDRSDLSTDPLDISNVLASSKSEISPSWFEIFNKELVRTVSFSEHEAFDHPVACVSVVSSKDEQPINKFVDLFNTNKLPSLLNDGAMDPKILKHYVLVHDNKDGPSEKATKILTEMKNTFGFNGCHLLCINSSQDEQIEHQDNPWVPYKFDSSPSQDLGCYLNIDDFNEIKDLIQELSSKHIIPYMEQKVRVLNQQISATRKGFKNQIKNLWWRKGKEDTPDSSNGPMYTYSSVESQIRVLGDYAFMLGDYELALSNYRLISTDYKIDKAWKRYAGVQEMMGLTYFMLDQSRKEADNCMENAFNTYLKLGSSGRQNATRCGLWWIEMLKMKDQFKEAATVYFRICSEELLHSAVMLEQASYCYLLSQPPMLHKYGFHLVLSGDRYKKCDQIKHAIRTYRNAVSVYKGTPWSYIKDHVHFHIGQCYGFLGMYDVAFTHMLEVLACSHQSKATQELFLREFLQIVQKAGKTFEVLRLQLPVINISSLKVDFEDHRTYALPGSTSVKESVWRSLEEDMIPSLPTVRTNWLELQSKLLPKYKESNICVAGEAIKIAIEFKNPLEIPISISSVSLICELSATSDETNSDASCSTAGIWNNEEHENLREIISDTSSFSLSEVNISLGGGEANLVQLTVTPKVEGILKIVGVRWKLSGSVVGFYSFGSNYVKKKIAKGRRKAKQSPGNYLKFIVIQSLPKLEGFIHALPEKAYAGHLQNLVLELRNRSEVSVKNLKMKTSHPRFLNIGKQEDLDLEFPACLEKKTNVSPPANPKIASHGVFLFPEDLSVQGENPLLWPLWFRAAVPGNISLQVVIYYEMGDQSSAMRYRILRMHYNLQVLPSLDVSFKISPYPSRLQEFLVHMDVVNKTNSESIQVNQLSTIGSHWEISLLQPIDTIFPSQSLIAGQAFSCFFVLKSCRKSLSTEESTSSLFPHIGSNVSLVPDGSKGAPFDTSKSPLAGFHDYERLQHGISNQEAENAVDFILISRPLKSNSQPGVADAHHVFSHHACHCSTASTSPISWVVDGPRTRHHDFSSSFCEINFRMTIYNSSNALASIILKTLDSTSISDQLSDEASGNQVGWHDVSLAKDSKIESDALRNHVRKSLLPESVSPFIWSGSSSTGVQIKPLSTTEIPLQICVFSPGTYDLSNYVLNWNLIPVNDHESVGERIQSSGTSLGYPYYLTVLPSD
- the LOC7469943 gene encoding uncharacterized protein LOC7469943 isoform X1, coding for MDPAKTSLGKMLLEEITPVVMVLRTPLVEESCLKNSLSFIEMLSPFCDFNNIDVPVRTSSDQPYRLQKFKLRLFYESDIKQPDIVVAKERLKQVITEAGEKDRSDLSTDPLDISNVLASSKSEISPSWFEIFNKELVRTVSFSEHEAFDHPVACVSVVSSKDEQPINKFVDLFNTNKLPSLLNDGAMDPKILKHYVLVHDNKDGPSEKATKILTEMKNTFGFNGCHLLCINSSQDEQIEHQDNPWVPYKFDSSPSQDLGCYLNIDDFNEIKDLIQELSSKHIIPYMEQKVRVLNQQISATRKGFKNQIKNLWWRKGKEDTPDSSNGPMYTYSSVESQIRVLGDYAFMLGDYELALSNYRLISTDYKIDKAWKRYAGVQEMMGLTYFMLDQSRKEADNCMENAFNTYLKLGSSGRQNATRCGLWWIEMLKMKDQFKEAATVYFRICSEELLHSAVMLEQASYCYLLSQPPMLHKYGFHLVLSGDRYKKCDQIKHAIRTYRNAVSVYKGTPWSYIKDHVHFHIGQCYGFLGMYDVAFTHMLEVLACSHQSKATQELFLREFLQIVQKAGKTFEVLRLQLPVINISSLKVDFEDHRTYALPGSTSVKESVWRSLEEDMIPSLPTVRTNWLELQSKLLPKYKESNICVAGEAIKIAIEFKNPLEIPISISSVSLICELSATSDETNSDASCSTAGIWNNEEHENLREIISDTSSFSLSEVNISLGGGEANLVQLTVTPKVEGILKIVGVRWKLSGSVVGFYSFGSNYVKKKIAKGRRKAKQSPGNYLKFIVIQSLPKLEGFIHALPEKAYAGHLQNLVLELRNRSEVSVKNLKMKTSHPRFLNIGKQEDLDLEFPACLEKKTNVSPPANPKIASHGVFLFPEDLSVQGENPLLWPLWFRAAVPGNISLQVVIYYEMGDQSSAMRYRILRMHYNLQVLPSLDVSFKISPYPSRLQEFLVHMDVVNKTNSESIQVNQLSTIGSHWEISLLQPIDTIFPSQSLIAGQAFSCFFVLKSCRKSLSTEESTSSLFPHIGSNVSLVPDGSKGAPFDTSKSPLAGFHDYERLQHGISNQEAENAVDFILISRPLKSNSQPGVADAHHVFSHHACHCSTASTSPISWVVDGPRTRHHDFSSSFCEINFRMTIYNSSNALASIILKTLDSTSISDQLSDEASGNQVGWHDVSLAKDSKIESDALRNHVRKSLLPESVSPFIWSGSSSTGVQIKPLSTTEIPLQICVFSPGTYDLSNYVLNWNLIPVNDHESVGERIQSSGTSLGYPYYLTVLPSD